The DNA window ATAATGAAAGAATTACTCCAACAGACCTACGGATATATTTTTGAAGATAAATTAATCGAAGAAATTGTAGAAACTTCTTTGCTGAGAGATTTTAAAGAAGGGGATATTTTAATAGATTTTGGCGATTCTATTCGAAAAATGCCATTGTTAATTTCAGGTGCTATCAAGATATTGCGTGAAGATTTTGACGAAGGTGAATTGTTGTTGTATTTTATCGAAAAAGGCGATACTTGTGCTATGACGATGGCATGTTGTTTGGGCGAAACCAAAAGCGAAATCAGAGCCGTGGCCGAAACTAAAGGACAATTAATTATGATTCCTGTAAGCAAAATGGAAGAGTGGTTAGGGAAATACAGAAGTTGGAGAAACTATGTTTTTAACAGTTACAACAATCGTTTAAAAGAAATGCTTACGGCTATTGATAATCTGGCATTTATGAATATGGACGAACGGTTGCTAAATTACCTAATTGAGAAAGCCAAAGTGGTTAATTCTAAAGAAATTCATTCGACCCATCAGGAAATCGCTTACGATTTACATACTTCCAGAGTGGTGGTTTCGCGTTTGCTTAAAGCTTTAGAAAATAAGGGAAAGATACGATTGAATAGGGCTTCGATTGTATTGCTGAAATGAAGTAACATTTGTTACAGTATTGCAATTTTTAAGGCCTTATGTTTGTACTCTTAAAGTTTTATAAATGGAAATATCCCAAATAATAGGATACATCTTAGCGGTTTTTGTAGGTATGACTCTCGGAATGTTAGGAAGCGGAGGGTCAATACTTTCGGTACCTATTTTGGTTTATGTAATGGGAATCGAACCTACATTGGCCACAGCCTATTCGTTATTTGTAATCGGAACAACCTCATTAGTAGGAGGAATTCAGAAAGCCAAACAACAATTAGTCGATTTTAAAAAGGTCGGTTTATTTGGAATACCAGCCATAATTTCTGTTTTTGTTACTCGAAAAATTATCGTTCCTACTATTCCTGATATTATTTTTTCGACTGAACAATTCAGTTTGACGAAGTCCGTCCTGATTATGGTCGTTTTTGCTTTTGTGATGATTTTTGCCTCGGTTCGAATGATACAACCTTTGAAAGAAAAGATAGTTTCGGAAGACGTAAAACTCAACTATTTCAAAATAGTATTAATGGGAATTCTTATCGGGCTAGTATCAGGTTTTGTAGGAGCTGGCGGAGGATTTTTGATTGTTCCCACTTTGTTGGTTTTTGCAAAAACACCAATTAAGATGGCTGTAGGAACTTCTCTTTTTATTGTTTCGGCGCAATCCATAATTGGTTTTACAGGCGATATTTTGAGTGACCAAATAATAGACTGGAAGTTATTGGAATACTTTACTTTAGCCTCAATAATTGGAATATTTATTGGCAATTTTATTGCTAAAAAAGTAGAAGACAATAAACTCAAAACTAGTTTTGGATGGTTCGTCCTTGCTATGGGAATTTACATCATCTTGAGAGAGCTTTTGGTATCATAATAATTTCCTAAAATGTAGTAGGTGGAATGGAAATCGACATAAAAATTGAATAAATTTACAGTATAAAAAACACTTTTAAAATGAAAATAAAGCAAATCTATACCGGATGTTTAGCACAAGGTGCCTACTATATCGAAAGCAAAGGAGAGGTCGCTATTATTGATCCATTGCGCGAAGTGCAACCCTATATCAACAAGGCCAATAAAAATAATGCCAAAATCAAATATATTTTGGAGACTCATTTTCACGCCGATTTTGTGAGTGGTCACGTTACTTTGGCTGAAAAAACAGGAGCACCCATCATTTTTGGTCCTTCTGCGGAACCTAGTTTTGAAGCCCACATTGCCCAAGATGGAGAAGTATTTCATTTAGGTGAAATTACCATCACGGTTTTGCATACACCAGGGCATACTTTAGAAAGCGTTTGTTATCTTTTGAAAGACAAGAACGGAAAAGATTATGCACTTTTTAGTGGTGATACCTTATTTTTAGGAGATGTAGGGCGTCCTGATTTAGCGCAAAAAGCTTCCAATATGACCCAAGAGCAATTGGCGGGGATTTTATACGATAGTTTGCGAAACAAGGTGATGACCTTGGCAGACGATGTCATTGTTTATCCCGCTCACGGTGCTGGCAGTGCTTGCGGGAAAAATTTAAGCAAGGAAACTATTGGTTCTATTGGAGACCAAAAGAAGACCAATTATGCGCTCCGTGCCAATATGACTAAGGAAGAATTTATTAAGGAAGTCACAGATGGTTTATTGCCGCCACCTTCTTATTTTCCTATGAATGTGAAGCTCAATAAAGAAGGTTACGAAAATGTTGAAGATATTATAAGTGACGCCATTCCGTATGATGCCGAAACTTTTGAATTGGTGGCCAACAAAATCGATACTGTAATTCTTGATGTTCGCCACCAAGATGATTATTCGAAAGGACATATCCCGCAGTCCATTTTTATTGGTATTGATGGGGATTTTGCTCCTTGGGTGGGTGCATTAATTCCCGATATCAAACAGCCGATTCTTTTGGTGACGCCATTGGGAAGAGAAGAAGAAAGCATTACGCGATTGGCTCGAGTAGGTTACGACAATACTTTAGGGTATTTGAAAGGTGGATTTGAAACCTGGAAAAAAGCAGGATTTGAATATGATACGGTCAATTGGGTTACAGCCAATGGATTGGAAGAATTGATGGAAGAAAATGTCCCTGTTTTTGATGTTAGAAAAGAGGGAGAATTTACTTCAGAACATATCGATGTTGCTCATTCCACACCTTTGGATTTTATCAATGATCATATTGCAGAATTTCCAAAAGAAGAAGAATTTTATGTTCATTGTGCTGGTGGTTACCGTTCGGTAATTGCTGCCTCTATACTAAAAGCTAGAGGATATCATAACGTAATCAATGTTTTGGGAGGATTTGCGGCAATCAAAAAAACAGCAATTAAGACAACGAATTTTGTTTGTCCATCAACATTAAAATGAAACAGCTATTATTTACAAATTGGCACCCGATGCGATGGGTACGATTGGCGTTTGCCCTGTTTTTGTTCGTCCAAGCTTTTACCACAAAAGAGTGGTTTTTTATCGCTTTTGGTTTATTTTTCTTAGTTCAAGCAGTTTTTAATTTAGGTTGTGGACCAAAGGGTTGTGCGCTTCCCAACAATAAATTTTCAAAAAAATGAGTACTCGTTTCGATACTATTATCAAAGCCGAAAAACCGGTTTTAATTGATTTTTTTGCTACTTGGTGTGGCCCTTGTCAAACCCTGGCACCGATTCTAAAACAAGTAAAAGACAATTTAGGTGAAAGAATTAGCATCCTGAAAATTGATGTGGACAAAAACCAACAATTGGCTTCAAAATACCAAGTTCGTGGGGTTCCTACATTGATTTTGTTTCAAAACGGCAAACAATTGTGGCGTCAATCGGGCGTTTTGTCTAAAGAAGATATAGTGAAAATTATTATTGAAAAAAGTAACTAAAATGACCAAAAATGCCATAATCATCACTGGAATTGGAATCGTTGTTGGAGCAATTGCAGGTTATTTATATTATTTTTATGTGGGATGCGCATCTGCTACTTGCGCCATAACGTCAAAACCTTTGAACAGTAGTTTGTATGGAGCTGCAATGGGCGGATTAATTTTTAATATGTTTATAAAATCACCAAAAAAGTAATAGTATTTTAACCAATTTAAATCTAATTATCATGAAAAAAAACATGGGTACTACAGACAAAATTATTCGTATTCTTATCGCACTTGTAATAGGTATTTTGTATTACACAGGAACTATTAGTGGCACAACCGCATTAATTTTAGGCATATTTGCCGTGATTTTTGCCATAACTAGTCTAGTGAGTTTTTGCCCACTTTATCTTCCATGGGGAATTTCTACTTGCAAAAAGAAATAAATGATTGACAAACAAATAAATAAAGACTTGATATTAAGAGAAAGACTGGCTTTGCAAAGAACTATCTTAGCCAATCAATCGACTTTCTTGGCTTTTCTGCGAACTTCAATGTATTTTTTTATTGCTGGTTTAAGCTTAGAAAGTTTGCTCAAAATCGAGAACAGTTTTATTATTGAATGGTTCCTATTTATAAGTTCTTTCGTGATTTTTTGTGTTGGTGTGTTCAATTATTTCAAACATAAAAAAATGATTCTCGATAACGAAAAACATATTGGAGATTATAAAATGCAATATGATGAACAATGAAAAACGATTGGATCAAGAGTATTGGGAAACGCAATATAAAACCAATGCTACCGGTTGGGATTTAGGCAAAGTTTCCCCGCCAATAAAAGAATATATTGATACATTAGAAAACAAGAATATCAGTATTTTGATACCGGGTTGCGGTAATTCTCACGAAGCAGAATATTTAGTAAGCCAAGGATTTACCAATATTACACTTATAGACATTGCACCATCATTGGTCAATAAACTTCAGAAAAAATTTAAAGATTATCCCAATATTACAATCGTTTTGGGGGATTTTTTTGAGCATAAAGGCCAATATGATTTGGTTATTGAACAAACTTTTTTCTGTGCTTTGCCACCCACAATGCGAGAAAAATACGTGGTAGAAATGCATAAAATTTTAAAAGAAAAAGGACTATTGGTTGGTTTGTTGTTTAATAAAACCTTTGAATCAGGACCTCCTTTTGGTGGAAATAAAGCGGAATATGAGCAGCTTTTTAAAGATTATTTCGATTTTTTGAAATTTGATATTTGTTATAATTCCCTCAAAACAAGAGCCAATTCCGAATTGTTTATTGAGTTTCAGAAAAAATAAGAGTCCTATTGAAAAGTATTTCGTTTGGAATACTTTTTTTATTTATCTTTGTTAACCAAATGGTTAAACCATATAGTTAAATCGCAATGACAACCGAAGAAAAAATATTCAATGCTGCTAGAATCATTTTCCAAAAGAAAGGTTTTGCAGGAGCTAGAATGCAGGAAATAGCCAATGAAGCAGGCATCAACAAAGCGATGTTGCATTATTGTTTCAAGAATAAAGAATTGTTGTTTCAGGCTGTATTTATGAATGCTTTCAGTCAATTGGCGCCACAAATCAACGCCATATTTAAATCAAACGACTGCGTTTTTGATAAAATCAGGAAGTTCACTCACAGCTACATTTCGTTTGTAATGCTGAATCCCTATTTGCCCCAATTTATAATTCAGGAAATGAACAACAATCCGGATTTTGTAATGACATTTTTAAAAAATGAAAGCCGACCTGATCCAACATTATTAATTGCCCAAATCGAAAAAGAAATCGCCGATGGAATCATAAAACCCATCCATCCGAAACAACTTTTGATGAATATGATTTCGATGACGGTTTTCCCTTTTGCCGCACAAATGATGATTAAAGGAATGTTGCAAATTTCAGATGCTGAGTTCCACACGATGATGGAAGAACGAAAAACCAGCATAGCCGAACAAATTATAAATTCTATAAAAAGTGAAAATTTAAACCATTAAGAACATTAAGTTTTATTTAGTAAAAACCATTTAATTCGCTCAATATCTTAATGGTTCAAAAACAAAAAAGATGAAAAATTAAACCATTCTGAAAGTTAAGTTTCACTAAGTCAAACCTGCTTAATTCTCTTAATGTTCTTAATGGTTCAAAAACAAAAACAATGAAAAAAATATTTAAAATTGCTTTTTTGTTAGTCGTTACAATCTCAAATGCACAGCAATCTTTGACTTTGGAAGAGTGTTATGCTTTGGCCAATAAAAATTATCCAATTGCCAAACAAAAGGAATTGTTGCAACAAAAATCCGATTACGAAGTCGAAGCTTTGCAAACGGGCAAACTTCCCAAAATAGATTTGGTTACCCAAGGAAGCTATCAAAATCAAGTGACCGCGATTCCAAATCCATTTCTTGAACCCATAAATAAAGACCAATATAGAGCCAATATTGATGTCAACCAACTCATTTATAACGGTGGATTGATTGATGCCAATACCAAACTAAAAGAAGCACAAACCAAAACCCAACAACAGCAGGTCGAAGTCAATTTATACCAACTCAAATCTCGAATAAATCAACTGTTTTTCTCCATTTTATACTTGCAAGAGCGAAAAGAAATCTTGATTTCAAAACAAAACCAATTGCTTTCAAAAATCAAGGAAGTCAAATCTGGAATTCAATATGGTGCGATTCTACCTGCTTCCGAAAAAGTATTGGAAGCCGAAAACTTAAAAATCAAACAACAACTTTCGGAAATACAGTTCGATAAAAAACGCTTGTTCGAAAATCTTTCTTCCCTGACATTCACTACAGTTCCTGAAACGGCCATTTTGCAAAAACCAATTGTGATAACTGACGAATCATCTCAAAACAATCGTCCCGAATTGAAATATTTTGAATTTCAAAACCAACAAATAGAAGCTTCGAAAACTGTTATTTCTAAAAATAATTTGCCTAAAATCAACGCTTTTGGAATTGCAGGATATGGAAATCCAGGATTGAATATGGTCGATAATTCGTATCAACCCATTTTGATGCTAGGATTGAGAGCCAATTGGAATGTATTTGATTGGAACAAAACTAAAGCAGAAAAAGACGCAT is part of the Flavobacterium nackdongense genome and encodes:
- a CDS encoding DUF202 domain-containing protein produces the protein MIDKQINKDLILRERLALQRTILANQSTFLAFLRTSMYFFIAGLSLESLLKIENSFIIEWFLFISSFVIFCVGVFNYFKHKKMILDNEKHIGDYKMQYDEQ
- a CDS encoding methyltransferase domain-containing protein, which codes for MMNNEKRLDQEYWETQYKTNATGWDLGKVSPPIKEYIDTLENKNISILIPGCGNSHEAEYLVSQGFTNITLIDIAPSLVNKLQKKFKDYPNITIVLGDFFEHKGQYDLVIEQTFFCALPPTMREKYVVEMHKILKEKGLLVGLLFNKTFESGPPFGGNKAEYEQLFKDYFDFLKFDICYNSLKTRANSELFIEFQKK
- the trxA gene encoding thioredoxin, producing MSTRFDTIIKAEKPVLIDFFATWCGPCQTLAPILKQVKDNLGERISILKIDVDKNQQLASKYQVRGVPTLILFQNGKQLWRQSGVLSKEDIVKIIIEKSN
- a CDS encoding TetR/AcrR family transcriptional regulator, with the translated sequence MTTEEKIFNAARIIFQKKGFAGARMQEIANEAGINKAMLHYCFKNKELLFQAVFMNAFSQLAPQINAIFKSNDCVFDKIRKFTHSYISFVMLNPYLPQFIIQEMNNNPDFVMTFLKNESRPDPTLLIAQIEKEIADGIIKPIHPKQLLMNMISMTVFPFAAQMMIKGMLQISDAEFHTMMEERKTSIAEQIINSIKSENLNH
- a CDS encoding TolC family protein, whose protein sequence is MKKIFKIAFLLVVTISNAQQSLTLEECYALANKNYPIAKQKELLQQKSDYEVEALQTGKLPKIDLVTQGSYQNQVTAIPNPFLEPINKDQYRANIDVNQLIYNGGLIDANTKLKEAQTKTQQQQVEVNLYQLKSRINQLFFSILYLQERKEILISKQNQLLSKIKEVKSGIQYGAILPASEKVLEAENLKIKQQLSEIQFDKKRLFENLSSLTFTTVPETAILQKPIVITDESSQNNRPELKYFEFQNQQIEASKTVISKNNLPKINAFGIAGYGNPGLNMVDNSYQPILMLGLRANWNVFDWNKTKAEKDALTVSADIVATEKETFLLNNSLQLQEMNNEIKKSVEIIKTDTEIIGLREYVEKSANAQLKNGVITTSEYLVEFTNLYEARTNQKLHEIQLDLAKSNYQVAKGSPLTPEGGTN
- a CDS encoding sulfite exporter TauE/SafE family protein; the encoded protein is MEISQIIGYILAVFVGMTLGMLGSGGSILSVPILVYVMGIEPTLATAYSLFVIGTTSLVGGIQKAKQQLVDFKKVGLFGIPAIISVFVTRKIIVPTIPDIIFSTEQFSLTKSVLIMVVFAFVMIFASVRMIQPLKEKIVSEDVKLNYFKIVLMGILIGLVSGFVGAGGGFLIVPTLLVFAKTPIKMAVGTSLFIVSAQSIIGFTGDILSDQIIDWKLLEYFTLASIIGIFIGNFIAKKVEDNKLKTSFGWFVLAMGIYIILRELLVS
- a CDS encoding YgaP family membrane protein — its product is MKKNMGTTDKIIRILIALVIGILYYTGTISGTTALILGIFAVIFAITSLVSFCPLYLPWGISTCKKK
- a CDS encoding MBL fold metallo-hydrolase, encoding MKIKQIYTGCLAQGAYYIESKGEVAIIDPLREVQPYINKANKNNAKIKYILETHFHADFVSGHVTLAEKTGAPIIFGPSAEPSFEAHIAQDGEVFHLGEITITVLHTPGHTLESVCYLLKDKNGKDYALFSGDTLFLGDVGRPDLAQKASNMTQEQLAGILYDSLRNKVMTLADDVIVYPAHGAGSACGKNLSKETIGSIGDQKKTNYALRANMTKEEFIKEVTDGLLPPPSYFPMNVKLNKEGYENVEDIISDAIPYDAETFELVANKIDTVILDVRHQDDYSKGHIPQSIFIGIDGDFAPWVGALIPDIKQPILLVTPLGREEESITRLARVGYDNTLGYLKGGFETWKKAGFEYDTVNWVTANGLEELMEENVPVFDVRKEGEFTSEHIDVAHSTPLDFINDHIAEFPKEEEFYVHCAGGYRSVIAASILKARGYHNVINVLGGFAAIKKTAIKTTNFVCPSTLK
- a CDS encoding Crp/Fnr family transcriptional regulator — its product is MKELLQQTYGYIFEDKLIEEIVETSLLRDFKEGDILIDFGDSIRKMPLLISGAIKILREDFDEGELLLYFIEKGDTCAMTMACCLGETKSEIRAVAETKGQLIMIPVSKMEEWLGKYRSWRNYVFNSYNNRLKEMLTAIDNLAFMNMDERLLNYLIEKAKVVNSKEIHSTHQEIAYDLHTSRVVVSRLLKALENKGKIRLNRASIVLLK
- a CDS encoding DUF6132 family protein encodes the protein MTKNAIIITGIGIVVGAIAGYLYYFYVGCASATCAITSKPLNSSLYGAAMGGLIFNMFIKSPKK